One segment of Herbaspirillum hiltneri N3 DNA contains the following:
- a CDS encoding ribulose-bisphosphate carboxylase large subunit family protein has protein sequence MERIYASYWLETGDDPARAAEVIAGEQSSGTFVALPTETPELKERSGARVERLDILGHSKQPSLPGGMPSQRYTQCELEISWPLENLGPSLPNLMATIAGNLFELRQVSGLRLTGLRLPPAFARAYQGPAFGIAGTRRLSGVTHGPLIGTIIKPSVGLSVDETVQQVRELVSGGVDFIKDDELQADGARCPFDERVRGVMRVINEHAERTGKKVMMAFNLTGDLDQMRRRHDLVLAEGGTCVMASLNSIGLIGLQELRRHAQLPIHAHRAGWGYLTRCPQLGWDYAPWQMLWRLAGADHMHVNGLRNKFSEPDDSVIAAARSVLSPVMPDAPLSAMPVFSSGQTGLQAADTYRAIGCADLIHTAGGGIFGHPQGVSAGVEALRESWVAAMEGVPLERHAERHPALQAALGFWK, from the coding sequence ATGGAACGCATCTACGCCAGCTATTGGCTGGAAACCGGCGATGATCCCGCCCGCGCCGCCGAGGTCATCGCCGGCGAACAATCGAGCGGCACCTTCGTCGCCCTGCCGACCGAGACGCCCGAACTGAAGGAACGCTCCGGCGCACGTGTCGAGCGCCTCGACATCCTGGGCCACAGCAAACAACCCAGCTTGCCGGGCGGCATGCCGTCGCAGCGCTACACCCAATGCGAACTGGAGATTTCCTGGCCGTTGGAAAACCTCGGCCCCTCGCTGCCCAACCTGATGGCGACCATCGCGGGCAATCTGTTCGAGTTGCGCCAGGTGTCCGGCCTGCGCCTGACCGGCTTGCGTCTGCCGCCGGCGTTTGCCCGAGCCTATCAGGGACCGGCCTTCGGTATCGCCGGTACGCGCCGCCTGAGCGGCGTGACACACGGTCCGCTGATCGGCACCATCATCAAACCGAGCGTCGGCCTGTCGGTTGACGAGACCGTACAGCAAGTGCGCGAACTGGTCTCCGGCGGCGTCGACTTCATCAAGGATGACGAATTGCAGGCCGATGGCGCACGGTGTCCTTTCGATGAGCGCGTACGCGGCGTGATGCGGGTCATCAACGAGCATGCCGAGCGGACCGGGAAAAAAGTCATGATGGCCTTCAACCTGACCGGCGATCTCGACCAGATGCGCCGGCGCCACGACCTGGTGCTGGCCGAAGGCGGCACCTGCGTGATGGCCAGTCTCAATTCGATCGGCCTGATCGGTTTGCAGGAGCTGCGCCGCCATGCACAACTGCCGATCCATGCGCATCGCGCCGGCTGGGGTTACCTGACGCGCTGTCCGCAGCTGGGCTGGGATTACGCGCCGTGGCAGATGCTGTGGCGCCTGGCCGGCGCCGATCACATGCACGTCAACGGCCTGCGCAACAAATTCAGCGAGCCCGACGACAGCGTCATCGCCGCAGCGCGCTCGGTGCTTAGCCCGGTGATGCCCGATGCGCCGCTGTCGGCCATGCCGGTCTTCAGCTCGGGACAGACCGGTTTGCAAGCGGCCGACACCTATCGCGCCATCGGTTGCGCGGATCTGATCCACACCGCCGGCGGCGGCATCTTCGGGCATCCGCAAGGCGTGTCGGCCGGTGTCGAAGCGCTGCGCGAATCCTGGGTGGCGGCGATGGAAGGCGTGCCGCTGGAACGTCATGCCGAGCGCCATCCAGCCTTGCAGGCTGCGCTCGGTTTTTGGAAATAA
- the oiaK gene encoding 3-oxo-isoapionate kinase OiaK — MTTDGKENALPAGLLLAYYGDDFTGSTDAMEVMAAAGLPTVLFLQTPDRAMLQRFPDVRCVGIAGSSRGRSPEWMGEHLPGAFSQLAALHPPLMQYKVCSTFDSSATTGSIGRAIDLGVVHMPGTWSPMIVGAPRLKRYQLFGNLFAAVDGVGYRLDRHPTMARHPVTPMAESDLRRHLALQTQRRIQLIDMVQLRNGAAADAQSLARLKGADAPVVMLDVLDEETLREAGRLVWEQRGAGVFSASSSGLQYALTSYWRSRGWIAEKTSLPKAGPVPVIAAVSGSCSPVTAGQIAWARTHGFAVERLDLAAALGAGSRETELARVVALAAAAIRAGRSPLVYSAEGPDDPCVIGFDAIARHAGLGRAEAARRVGAALAEIMRRLLDTCTVSRLAIAGGDSSGEVAGALDISALSVCAAMSPGAPLCRAWSDNPRRDGLEVVLKGGQVGARSFFGDVLEGASPVST, encoded by the coding sequence ATGACGACAGACGGAAAAGAAAACGCCTTGCCGGCAGGTTTGCTGCTGGCGTACTACGGTGACGATTTCACCGGTTCGACCGACGCGATGGAAGTAATGGCGGCGGCGGGTTTGCCGACGGTGCTGTTCCTGCAGACACCCGACCGCGCCATGCTGCAACGCTTTCCGGACGTGCGCTGCGTCGGCATCGCCGGTTCTTCGCGCGGCCGTTCACCGGAATGGATGGGCGAGCATCTGCCGGGAGCGTTTTCGCAACTGGCGGCGCTGCATCCGCCGCTGATGCAATACAAGGTGTGCTCGACGTTCGACTCGTCGGCGACGACCGGCTCCATCGGCCGCGCCATCGATCTGGGTGTGGTGCACATGCCCGGCACATGGTCGCCGATGATCGTCGGCGCGCCGCGGTTAAAGCGCTATCAGCTGTTCGGCAACCTGTTTGCGGCCGTCGACGGCGTCGGCTATCGCCTCGATCGCCATCCGACCATGGCGCGCCATCCTGTTACGCCGATGGCCGAATCGGATTTGCGCCGTCATCTGGCGCTGCAGACGCAACGCCGCATCCAGCTGATCGACATGGTCCAGTTGCGCAATGGTGCGGCGGCGGACGCGCAGAGTCTGGCGCGCCTCAAGGGGGCGGACGCGCCTGTGGTCATGCTCGACGTGCTCGACGAAGAAACCTTGCGCGAAGCCGGCCGCCTGGTATGGGAGCAGCGCGGCGCGGGCGTGTTCAGTGCATCGTCATCCGGGTTGCAATACGCGTTGACGTCGTACTGGCGCTCGCGCGGCTGGATTGCAGAAAAGACTTCATTGCCGAAAGCCGGGCCGGTTCCGGTCATCGCCGCAGTCAGCGGAAGTTGTTCGCCGGTGACAGCCGGACAGATCGCCTGGGCGCGCACGCATGGATTTGCGGTGGAACGACTGGATCTGGCGGCGGCGCTCGGCGCCGGCAGTCGCGAGACGGAACTGGCGCGTGTCGTCGCGCTGGCGGCGGCGGCGATCCGCGCGGGACGCAGTCCGCTGGTGTACAGCGCCGAAGGTCCGGATGATCCTTGCGTCATCGGTTTCGACGCGATAGCAAGGCACGCCGGTCTCGGCCGCGCCGAGGCGGCGCGTCGCGTCGGCGCCGCGCTGGCCGAGATCATGCGGCGCCTGCTCGATACCTGCACGGTGTCGAGGCTGGCGATTGCCGGCGGGGATAGTTCAGGCGAGGTGGCCGGCGCGCTCGACATCAGCGCGCTCAGCGTATGCGCCGCGATGTCGCCGGGGGCACCCTTGTGTCGCGCCTGGTCCGACAATCCGCGCCGCGACGGGCTGGAAGTGGTCCTCAAGGGCGGGCAGGTCGGCGCGCGCAGCTTTTTCGGCGATGTCCTCGAAGGAGCGTCACCGGTTTCCACCTGA
- a CDS encoding transcriptional regulator NanR encodes MPETIQRRKLYQEVLERLMERIHSGELPPGSQLPSERELMEQYGVGRPAVREALQAMERSGFVEIAHGERARVVDPTADRLIAQIAIGAQHLLRTKPAMLGHLKEARVLLETSTARMAAERATEEQIARLRLSIAQHRASMVNLEEFIERDMAFHREIADISGNPLFPSIVESMFKWAGEFYFTLVRAPGAEELTLAEHQRIVDAIAAHDGDAAAEAMRSHLMRANALYRELGQQ; translated from the coding sequence ATGCCGGAAACCATACAGCGACGCAAGTTATATCAAGAAGTCCTGGAACGCCTGATGGAGCGCATCCATAGCGGTGAACTGCCGCCCGGATCGCAACTGCCGTCGGAACGTGAGCTGATGGAGCAGTACGGCGTGGGCCGCCCTGCGGTGCGTGAAGCGCTGCAGGCGATGGAGCGCTCCGGCTTTGTCGAGATCGCCCACGGCGAGCGCGCCCGCGTGGTCGATCCGACCGCCGACCGCTTGATCGCCCAGATCGCCATCGGCGCACAGCATTTGCTGCGCACCAAGCCCGCCATGCTGGGACATCTCAAGGAAGCCCGCGTCCTGCTCGAAACCAGCACCGCCCGCATGGCCGCCGAGCGCGCCACTGAAGAGCAGATCGCGCGCCTGCGCCTGAGCATTGCGCAGCACCGCGCGTCCATGGTCAACCTGGAAGAGTTCATCGAACGTGACATGGCCTTTCATCGGGAGATCGCCGACATCAGCGGCAATCCTCTGTTTCCCTCCATCGTCGAATCGATGTTCAAGTGGGCCGGAGAGTTTTATTTCACGCTGGTGCGCGCGCCGGGTGCGGAAGAACTTACGCTGGCCGAACATCAGCGCATCGTCGACGCCATCGCGGCCCATGACGGCGATGCTGCTGCCGAAGCGATGCGCAGTCACCTGATGCGCGCCAACGCGCTGTATCGGGAACTCGGGCAGCAGTAA
- a CDS encoding alpha/beta hydrolase, with protein sequence MKHYLHYDRDQLDRQYNVRAGIPRFQDIFDSWNETARAYRQQHEVRTNLHYGAHRLQALDYFPATQADAPLLVFIHGGYWRSLDKDDFSHLAGPCHEAGIAVAMINYRLAPEVDMPEIVGDVRLAFSWLYRQAAQLGFNADDIYVAGHSAGGHLAAILAATDWQDSGLPDNAVKGLCSVSGLYDLEPIRLCYLNEALQLDQSQVQQFSPLHHLPRLPMPVVLSAGGAESAEFHRQLAAYGLRLQAAGFPVRQVRLADGHHLDVIGKLADKDNELAQALVALIRA encoded by the coding sequence ATGAAGCATTACCTGCACTACGACCGCGATCAGCTCGACCGTCAATACAATGTGCGCGCCGGCATTCCGCGCTTTCAGGATATCTTCGACAGCTGGAATGAAACCGCGCGCGCGTACCGGCAGCAGCATGAAGTGCGCACCAACCTGCACTACGGCGCGCATCGCCTGCAGGCGCTGGATTATTTCCCGGCGACGCAGGCCGATGCGCCCTTGCTGGTGTTCATCCACGGCGGCTACTGGCGCTCGCTGGACAAGGACGACTTCAGCCACCTGGCCGGGCCTTGCCACGAGGCCGGCATCGCCGTGGCCATGATCAATTACCGGCTAGCTCCCGAGGTCGACATGCCCGAGATCGTCGGCGACGTGCGCCTGGCCTTCTCCTGGCTGTACCGGCAAGCGGCGCAACTGGGCTTCAATGCCGACGACATCTATGTCGCCGGACATTCGGCAGGCGGCCATCTGGCAGCCATACTGGCGGCGACCGACTGGCAGGATAGCGGTTTGCCGGACAATGCCGTGAAGGGATTGTGCAGCGTCAGCGGGCTCTACGACCTGGAGCCGATTCGCCTGTGCTACCTGAATGAGGCGCTGCAACTGGATCAGTCCCAGGTGCAGCAATTCAGTCCCCTGCATCATCTGCCGCGGCTGCCGATGCCGGTGGTGCTGAGCGCCGGCGGCGCCGAATCCGCCGAATTCCATCGCCAGCTGGCGGCATACGGACTGCGCTTGCAGGCGGCGGGATTCCCGGTACGGCAAGTCAGGCTGGCCGACGGCCATCATCTCGATGTGATCGGCAAACTGGCCGACAAGGATAATGAACTGGCGCAGGCGCTGGTGGCGCTGATCCGCGCCTGA
- a CDS encoding LysR family transcriptional regulator: protein MIEPKDIDLNLLVVFQEVFQDRQISSVARRLNLSQPAVSNALARLRRTFGDELFVRTAQGMQPTPFAQQLAEPVAAALMHVSKALNRQEPFSAAGSARHFTIAMTDVGEVYFMPLLIETCARLAPGIQISTVRAGAIDLKSEMESGRVDLAIGAFDNVSGALYQRRLFRQNYVSMFRQGHPLSGKTVTMKDFLAAQHLVVSSLESPYDRINQNLEKAGIRANVNFRVPHFTAVPYIVSTTDLIVTVPQKLAESAAQPFNLQYIRPPLRLPSLQTNIFWHRRFNQDEGNQWLRGFVSEHFAEQ from the coding sequence ATGATCGAACCCAAAGACATCGACCTCAACCTGCTGGTGGTGTTTCAGGAAGTGTTCCAGGATCGCCAGATTTCCTCGGTGGCGCGCCGCCTGAACCTGTCGCAGCCGGCCGTCAGCAATGCGCTGGCGCGCCTGCGCCGCACCTTCGGCGACGAGCTGTTCGTACGCACAGCGCAAGGCATGCAGCCGACGCCGTTCGCACAGCAGCTGGCCGAGCCGGTGGCGGCGGCGCTGATGCACGTGTCGAAGGCGCTGAACCGGCAGGAGCCGTTCTCGGCGGCGGGCAGCGCGCGCCATTTCACCATCGCCATGACCGACGTCGGCGAGGTGTACTTCATGCCGCTGCTGATCGAGACCTGTGCCCGGCTCGCGCCCGGCATCCAGATCAGCACGGTGCGCGCCGGCGCCATCGATCTCAAGAGCGAGATGGAATCGGGCCGGGTCGACCTCGCCATCGGCGCCTTCGACAACGTCTCTGGTGCGCTGTACCAGCGCCGGCTGTTTCGCCAGAACTATGTGAGCATGTTCCGCCAGGGTCATCCGCTGAGCGGCAAGACCGTGACGATGAAGGATTTCCTGGCGGCGCAACATCTGGTGGTGTCCTCGCTGGAAAGCCCCTACGATCGCATCAATCAGAATCTGGAAAAAGCCGGCATCCGCGCCAACGTCAATTTCCGCGTACCGCATTTCACCGCCGTTCCCTATATCGTCAGCACCACCGACCTGATCGTGACGGTGCCGCAAAAACTGGCCGAGAGCGCGGCGCAACCATTCAACCTACAATACATTCGTCCGCCCTTGCGGCTGCCGTCGCTGCAGACCAATATCTTCTGGCACCGCCGCTTCAACCAGGACGAAGGCAACCAGTGGCTGCGCGGATTCGTTTCCGAGCACTTTGCGGAACAGTAA
- a CDS encoding MFS transporter translates to MQSDVINVDQVVEQSRFGAFQFGLLLLCGLCLIIDGFDIQAMGYVAPAIIGDWHVNKASLGPVFGAGLFGMLLGSLVLTPVGDKYGRRPVLIISTFFFAACMLLTTRVQTIDELLVLRFITGFGLGSIMPNAMALVGEFSPNSSRVTRMMLVSCGFTVGAAVGGFVSAALIPAFGWRSVFLVGGLIPAALGVAMLIWLPESIQFLVLRKRPMKQVARWLNKVQPGLLVTESSTVVVKEARNDGMPVAELFREGRAGVTLLLWLISFMNLINLYFLSNWLPTLIKDAGYSTGAAVLIGTSLQVGGIVGTLTLGWFINRFGFTRVLGSCFVVACVFIALIGHVAATPVLLFICVVVAGFCVVGGQPAVNALAGTFYPTQLRSTGIGWALGIGRIGSVLGPVIGGQLIAMQWANGSLFMAAAVPAIISALMVARLHWYRPQ, encoded by the coding sequence ATGCAATCCGATGTCATCAATGTCGACCAGGTCGTCGAGCAGAGCCGTTTCGGCGCCTTTCAATTCGGTCTGCTGCTGCTGTGCGGCCTGTGCCTGATCATCGACGGTTTCGACATCCAGGCCATGGGTTACGTCGCGCCCGCCATCATCGGCGACTGGCACGTCAACAAGGCCAGCCTCGGTCCGGTGTTTGGCGCCGGCCTGTTCGGCATGCTGCTCGGTTCGCTGGTGCTCACCCCCGTGGGCGACAAATACGGCCGCCGTCCGGTGCTGATCATCTCCACCTTTTTCTTCGCCGCCTGCATGCTGCTGACCACGCGCGTGCAAACCATCGATGAATTGCTGGTCCTGCGCTTCATCACCGGCTTCGGCCTCGGCAGCATCATGCCCAACGCAATGGCGCTGGTCGGCGAGTTCAGCCCGAACAGCTCGCGCGTAACGCGCATGATGCTGGTGTCGTGCGGCTTTACCGTCGGCGCAGCGGTCGGCGGCTTCGTCAGCGCGGCGCTGATCCCGGCCTTCGGCTGGCGTTCGGTGTTCCTGGTCGGTGGCCTGATCCCGGCGGCGCTGGGCGTGGCGATGCTGATCTGGTTGCCGGAGTCGATCCAGTTCCTGGTGTTGCGCAAGCGTCCGATGAAACAAGTGGCGCGCTGGCTCAACAAGGTGCAGCCGGGTTTGCTGGTTACCGAAAGCAGCACCGTGGTGGTCAAGGAAGCGCGCAACGACGGCATGCCGGTGGCCGAACTGTTCCGGGAGGGCCGCGCCGGCGTCACGCTGCTGCTGTGGCTGATCAGCTTCATGAACCTGATCAACCTATATTTCCTGTCCAACTGGTTGCCGACGCTGATCAAGGACGCCGGTTATTCGACCGGCGCAGCGGTGCTGATCGGCACTTCGCTGCAAGTCGGCGGTATCGTCGGCACGCTGACGCTGGGCTGGTTCATCAATCGCTTCGGATTTACCCGCGTGCTGGGCAGCTGCTTCGTAGTGGCGTGCGTCTTCATCGCCCTGATCGGTCACGTCGCCGCGACGCCGGTGCTGCTGTTCATCTGCGTAGTGGTAGCCGGCTTCTGCGTGGTGGGCGGACAGCCTGCGGTCAATGCGCTGGCCGGCACTTTCTACCCGACCCAGCTGCGCTCGACCGGCATCGGCTGGGCGCTCGGCATCGGCCGCATCGGCTCGGTGCTGGGGCCGGTCATCGGCGGCCAGCTGATCGCCATGCAATGGGCCAACGGTTCGCTGTTCATGGCTGCGGCCGTACCGGCGATCATCTCGGCGCTGATGGTGGCGCGCCTGCATTGGTATCGCCCGCAATAG
- the hmgA gene encoding homogentisate 1,2-dioxygenase — protein sequence MNTRAESFIAQAVIRTAGYQSGFGNEFATEALPGALPVNQNSPQQVAYGLYAEQLSGTAFTAPRGHNRRSWLYRIRPAAMHEPFERIGNGLVDRFDDVETPPNQYRWDPHPMPDAPTDFVAGLITMAGNGSPDAQTGCAIHLYAANQSMTDSYFYSADGELLIVPQTGRLQLLTELGAIDIEPQEIAVIPRGVRFQVKLPDGAAQGYVCENFGALLRLPDLGPLGSNGLANPRDFLTPHAWYENREGDFRLIAKFGGNLWQARIGHSPLDVVAWHGNYAPYKYDLRHFNTIGSISYDHPDPSIFLVLQAQSDTPGVDTLDFVIFPPRWLAAENTFRPPWFHRNVASEFMGLIHGVYDAKAEGFRPGGASLHNCMTGHGPDGATFEKASRSDTSKPDKVGDTMAFMFETRNVIKPTRHALSSPTLQKNYYQCWMDIKKNFDPHFNPQHRPEQQ from the coding sequence ATGAATACGCGTGCAGAATCTTTCATTGCCCAAGCGGTGATCAGGACCGCCGGTTATCAGTCCGGCTTCGGCAACGAGTTTGCGACCGAGGCGCTGCCCGGCGCGTTGCCGGTCAATCAGAACTCGCCGCAGCAAGTCGCCTACGGCCTGTATGCCGAACAATTGTCCGGCACCGCCTTTACCGCTCCGCGCGGGCACAACCGTCGCTCGTGGCTGTATCGGATTCGTCCGGCGGCGATGCATGAGCCGTTCGAGCGCATCGGCAACGGCCTGGTCGATCGCTTCGACGACGTCGAGACGCCGCCCAACCAGTACCGCTGGGATCCGCATCCCATGCCCGACGCGCCCACCGATTTCGTCGCAGGACTGATCACCATGGCCGGCAACGGTTCGCCCGATGCTCAGACCGGTTGCGCGATTCACTTGTATGCGGCCAACCAGTCGATGACCGACAGCTACTTTTATTCCGCCGACGGCGAATTGCTGATCGTGCCGCAAACCGGCCGCCTGCAGCTGCTCACCGAACTGGGGGCGATCGACATCGAGCCGCAGGAGATCGCGGTGATTCCGCGCGGCGTGCGCTTCCAGGTCAAGCTGCCCGACGGCGCCGCGCAGGGTTATGTGTGCGAAAACTTCGGTGCGCTGCTGCGCTTGCCCGACCTCGGTCCGCTGGGCTCCAACGGCCTCGCCAATCCGCGCGACTTCCTGACGCCGCATGCCTGGTATGAAAACCGGGAAGGCGACTTCAGGCTGATCGCCAAATTCGGCGGCAACCTGTGGCAGGCCAGGATCGGGCATTCGCCGCTGGACGTGGTGGCATGGCACGGCAACTACGCGCCGTACAAATACGACCTGCGCCATTTCAACACCATCGGATCGATCAGCTACGACCATCCCGATCCGTCGATCTTCCTCGTGCTGCAGGCGCAGAGCGATACGCCGGGCGTCGATACGCTGGACTTCGTGATCTTCCCGCCGCGCTGGCTGGCGGCGGAAAACACCTTCCGCCCGCCGTGGTTCCATCGCAACGTGGCGAGCGAATTCATGGGGCTGATCCACGGTGTGTACGATGCCAAGGCCGAAGGCTTCCGTCCCGGCGGCGCCAGCCTGCACAATTGCATGACCGGCCACGGCCCCGACGGCGCCACGTTCGAGAAGGCCAGCCGCAGCGACACCAGCAAGCCTGACAAGGTCGGCGACACCATGGCCTTCATGTTCGAGACGCGCAATGTGATCAAGCCGACGCGCCATGCGCTGAGCTCGCCGACGCTGCAAAAGAATTACTACCAGTGCTGGATGGATATCAAAAAGAACTTTGACCCGCACTTCAATCCACAACATCGTCCGGAGCAACAATGA
- the fahA gene encoding fumarylacetoacetase has protein sequence MSIILNETHDADLRSWVASANAAGSDFPIQNLPYGVFRRSGREGDEVFRAGVAIGDSILDLRAAFESGAFAGFGETVHKAIVAATAGSNLNPLMELDAAAWSALRLALSTLLRDGSVHQSQLQAALVPQAEAEHALPAQIGDYTDFYTSIHHATAIGKLFRPDNPLLPNYKWVPIGYHGRSSSIAVSGQQFRRPLGQLKSPTSDTPVFGACKRLDYEMEVGVFMGQGNAIGDAIAIGAAESHVFGLCLLNDWSARDVQAWEYQPLGPFLAKNFASTISPWIVTIEALAPYRAAWTRDAADPQPLAYLDAPEVREHGAFDVQLEVLLQTKAMREAGTAPQRLSLSNFRDAYWTVSQLVAHHTVGGCNLRAGDLLGSGTLSGPTPESAGSLLELTAGGKQSINLNNGETRVFIEDGDTVIMRGWAGCDGLPRIGFGEVAGTVLPAREV, from the coding sequence ATGAGCATCATCCTGAATGAAACCCACGACGCTGACCTGCGAAGCTGGGTCGCCTCGGCCAATGCCGCGGGCAGCGATTTCCCGATCCAGAACCTTCCGTACGGCGTGTTCCGCAGGAGCGGCCGGGAAGGCGACGAGGTTTTCCGCGCCGGCGTTGCCATCGGCGACAGCATCCTCGACTTGCGCGCGGCGTTCGAAAGCGGCGCATTCGCCGGTTTCGGCGAGACCGTGCACAAGGCCATCGTCGCAGCGACGGCGGGGAGTAATCTGAATCCGCTGATGGAACTCGATGCAGCGGCATGGTCGGCCCTGCGCCTGGCCTTGTCGACTCTGTTGCGCGATGGTTCGGTGCATCAGTCGCAGTTGCAGGCGGCGCTGGTGCCGCAGGCGGAAGCCGAACACGCCTTGCCGGCGCAGATCGGCGACTACACCGACTTCTACACCTCGATCCATCACGCCACCGCCATCGGCAAGCTGTTCCGCCCGGACAATCCGCTGCTGCCGAATTACAAATGGGTGCCGATCGGCTATCACGGCCGCTCCTCCTCGATAGCAGTCTCGGGCCAGCAATTTCGCCGTCCGCTCGGCCAGCTCAAATCGCCGACGTCAGACACGCCGGTGTTCGGCGCGTGCAAGCGTCTCGACTATGAAATGGAAGTCGGCGTCTTCATGGGGCAGGGCAACGCCATCGGCGACGCCATTGCCATCGGTGCCGCCGAGTCGCATGTGTTCGGCCTGTGCCTGTTGAACGACTGGTCGGCGCGCGACGTGCAGGCCTGGGAATACCAGCCGCTCGGCCCTTTCCTGGCGAAGAATTTTGCTTCGACGATTTCACCATGGATCGTCACCATCGAAGCGCTGGCGCCGTATCGTGCCGCGTGGACGCGCGATGCCGCCGATCCGCAGCCGCTGGCCTATCTCGATGCGCCGGAGGTGCGCGAGCACGGCGCCTTCGACGTGCAACTGGAAGTACTGCTGCAGACCAAAGCCATGCGCGAGGCCGGCACGGCGCCGCAACGTCTGTCGCTGAGCAATTTCCGCGATGCTTACTGGACCGTGTCGCAACTGGTGGCGCACCACACCGTCGGTGGTTGCAACCTGCGCGCGGGCGACCTGCTCGGTTCGGGCACGCTATCGGGACCGACGCCGGAGTCGGCCGGTTCGCTGCTGGAACTGACCGCCGGCGGCAAACAATCGATCAACCTGAACAATGGCGAAACGCGCGTCTTCATCGAAGACGGCGATACCGTCATCATGCGCGGCTGGGCCGGATGCGATGGTTTGCCGCGCATCGGTTTCGGCGAGGTCGCGGGCACCGTGCTGCCGGCGCGCGAGGTTTGA
- the maiA gene encoding maleylacetoacetate isomerase translates to MTIHLYSYFRSSASYRVRIALHLKGLSYDTVPVHLLNNGGEQYAPAFSALNPQSLVPVMEEEGRHITQSLAILEYLEERFPTPALLPPGLLDRAHVREIALAIACDIHPLNNLRVLRMLKQELGLSDEIKQQWIQHWITLGFGALETQLAGSPRRGRFCFGDTPTMADCCLIPQIFNARRFNVDMTPYPTLAAIEEACSALEAFQLAQPSAQPDAA, encoded by the coding sequence ATGACGATTCATCTCTACAGCTATTTTCGCAGTTCGGCGTCGTATCGCGTGCGGATCGCCCTGCATCTCAAGGGGCTGTCCTACGACACCGTGCCGGTGCATCTGCTCAACAACGGCGGCGAACAATATGCGCCGGCATTCAGCGCCCTGAATCCGCAGTCGTTGGTGCCGGTGATGGAGGAAGAGGGACGTCATATCACGCAATCGCTGGCGATCCTGGAATATCTGGAAGAGCGCTTCCCGACCCCGGCGCTGCTACCCCCGGGTTTGCTCGACCGCGCTCACGTGCGCGAAATTGCGCTGGCGATCGCTTGCGACATCCATCCGCTCAACAACCTGCGGGTGCTGCGCATGCTCAAGCAGGAGCTGGGCCTGAGTGACGAGATCAAGCAGCAGTGGATACAGCATTGGATCACGCTCGGCTTCGGCGCGCTGGAAACGCAACTGGCGGGCAGCCCCCGGCGCGGCCGTTTTTGCTTCGGCGATACGCCGACCATGGCCGATTGCTGCCTGATCCCGCAGATCTTCAATGCCCGCCGCTTCAACGTCGACATGACGCCTTACCCGACGCTTGCGGCTATTGAGGAAGCCTGTAGCGCGCTCGAGGCCTTCCAGCTGGCGCAGCCTTCGGCCCAGCCCGACGCGGCGTAA